The genomic stretch ctaGCTTCCATTTGTTTCCATTTTAGTATGAAAATCAATTACAGAGATTTGAAACTTCTTAAATTAGTTAATCAATTGGAAATTGTCACATTATCCTTGatgatgctttcaaaaatataCAGACATCAGATATTTGTAGTTGGGGTAACAAACTATTATCCTTGTCAAAACAAACTTGTAAAACAAGCAATAGACTTTTTTTGTGGCAGATATTCTGACTTGTCCCAGAAGGAAAAGGACATGTGGAACTAATGAAATTAACAATGTCTATTTGGCATTTTATGTGTCCCAAAGAGGCAAGACCAGTGAGCCTGTGAGACCAAGGCCATGCGACAAACCAAGATGCAATgaagtttttattaatattattcatTACTCTAGTGTCTACTCTTCAGCTATgacagtcaaaatgtctgctgtaaaaactGTCTATAAGGGAACATTAGTTTTGTTCATTCAGTGGTTTGTTCAGAAGCTGACTCTCAAACATCTGATTCATTCAAACATTCCAATGCAATGATAATCTAACTTTCCAAGTTTCAAATTTCTGTGAATTGATAATCTGCTGAAAAGAAACTAAACCAAAGCCTATCTTGCAGGTAGGAAATGAATCTATAATCCTGTCTAATGTTTTGCAAAATGGTAAACTGTAATTTAAAGTAATGCTACATAATCATAATCTTTAGAGACATACTACAACATGTAAAATCACTGGCACAGTCTCTCAATATGTTATGAGGTTAGACACAGGATGGAAGAGAAAGCTAAATGTCATAGCTGTTTCTGTCAACGATCAATTTATAACTGTTGGAACATAATCTGAATTGGTCTGATACCTTTAATGTATCATAATACAGGCATGATGCTACACATGACCCTGTAGTTGATTGCAGACCTTTGTtttggcagacattttgacatttcatagtagtaaaagcacaggtgtaattcTTAACATTAGCAATGGCTTTGCACCATTTACATGTGCCAATAATCCATGTCAGTGAGCCAGTAAGCACAACACCATGGGCCCTGGCACAAGAACACCTGAATGGAAGTCAGCCATTAATAATGacattagtaacacctgtgtctgacaaaacaaaacgtCCACTATGAAAGGTCTGTTTTGTTCACTGTTGGTGACAATTGTTTCTTAAAATGTAATGaacctcaaaattatactgCACATGTTCTCATTCAAAGTGTAATTAAAGCAAAGTAGAGTCAAGAGTTTCTCTAATATTAATCAGCTGACTTTTTATGAGAATAATGAAGTCTGCAAAAATCTCATCAACTGTTCCTCCAGAAGAACCTCAACTCATCTCAGGTTTCTAGAGAGGTAATCACTCTCTTCTATAACCGTAAGGTTGTGCCTGTCAtcatattttctaacatttcatGGTATGGAAATCTCTCCACTGTTGTCAAGAACGGGCTGCAGCACAGCATAGGGAGGGTGAGCAGAAAGATCAAAGGTGCTAAATTGTATGAACATCTATTTATAGCAGCAGGCTGATTAAAAAGGCTTGAGTGTCCACTTCATCCTCTCTATGGAGTGTTTGACCTCCTGCCCTCTGGAGTTAGATTTAGGCTACCAAGGGTCAAGGGTAAAATTCTGGCCTGGCTGATAATAACTGCTCCTTATAAAACAACGTTTAAGTTATGTTGCTTGTTGTGATGGCATAAGACAGTAATGACTGGGTGCGGTAGTCAATGTTGTTGTTCAtcttaaatgtattcatgtaattTTGAGTGGTTGGTGTTAAAAgctatttattttatgtgttttgtgttcaaGTTTATGAACATTGTATTTTCAGTCAAGAAACATCTTCTTTTGAAGTTGCTATCTTATTTCAGAACATCTGTACTGAGAACATTTCATGTTTAACAATCGCTCACAGCCGAGTAAAGCAGAGCTGCACATTGAACCATTTTTGAGCAGATGCTGCGTACAGAAGTAGGTTTGAAGAGATATAAAAGATACCCACATTGAGGAATATGGTTTCTTTGATTTATTTGCATCATTTCAACCGGAGCGTATTCATCAGGCATAAGGTTTCCATCAACCTTGTGGTCAAAATGTTGCAAATAAAGCAAATGTGTGGGTATCTTTCTCATTTATTCCCAGACTTGTATGCGAGCcagggctgtgtgtgtggtctgagGTAAGGGGCTCACCGCGCAGACGAAGCACTCTGAATGCCAGGTGCCATTGGCAGCAGTCAGGTAGTTCTCCTTCACTGACTCCCCACAGCCTGCGCACTTAGGAGCAAAGAGGTGGTAAAAGTCCTTGCAACAATATGGCTTCCCATCCTTCTCTAGGAAACCTGGGGCAGGTAGAAGATACATTCCGAGTGAAAATACAtaacatacaatacaatacaatacaagtTGTGGTCTCCAGTGGAGAGAAATGACTGCACAAGCTTCTTCTTACCATCAGGTCCAAACAGGCCTCCACAGTGTGTACAGAAGAAGTGCTCTGGATGCCAGGTCTGGTCCAGGGCTGTCAGGATGTTCTGGTAgccagaaatagaaaaaaactgaCATCATGTTTTCTACTTCCTTTGGGGATTAGTAAAGTTTGTCTAATCTCACATATTCATATGTCAGGAAGCACAAAAATGTGGATTGCGAACCGCATGAAGTGAATCATTACAGTAGGAGAAGTTGCATTAGTTTCTGATTAATGACTTCGGTCTACAGCATAAGTCTGCAAAATCCCAGtatggttttgtgttttatctatTAATATGACATGTGGGATACATCTAGAAAAATTAACTACATACAACTGTGTGTCATCATCCAATCTTCAAAAGATTATTGTGTAAATGAATGGATGTAATATAGGGCAAATCAAAAAAGAGATAGCTGAATTCATAGTGATGTGGCATTTAGGTATAGCTATAAAAGTAtaatgaaaggagaaaaaaatgaaaacatgtacatacataGTATCCTACaagtacataaaaaaatgtacaatttttttaatcttttcctTATCTGGAGACAATTGTTTGTAAAATCtaatttttatcttatttttgttttactgtagcCATGATATGACAAATATATAACAGATGAACCGACCCCTTCTCACCTGCACAATGGGCCCTTTGCAATAGGCACAACGAGGAGAGAAGAGCTGTTGGTAGTCTTTGTCACAGTACGGCTGTCCTTCTCTCTCAAAGAAGCCTGTGGTGGCCAGCTCAGTcttacacaccacacacacaaagtgttCAGGATGCCACACTTCACCCAACGCTGTGATCATCTGGAGAATAGGAAACAAAATTAGTTCAAGAACAGGAAGTTTTTACCTGTCCTTCCCTTTGTCCTTTGCATTTCTCCAGATTTCTATCTACAACACACTGATTtcaatgttgttgtgttttatgtgactTAACAGTGTACCTTTCCTACGATGCATTTGTTGCAGGAAGCACAGTGGCCCTTGGTTGTCGTACGGACACCAATCTTTTCCAAGTCAGAGCTCAGCCCTCCTAGCAGGTCGTCTatagcatctttttttttgctggaggCCTTCGCATCTGAATCCGCTGAGCTGCTGCTCTCCTTGTTCTCCTGTTGTCcaccttctctcttcttttttactGACTGTTTTTGTGTTAGTGGTGGTGGGGTCGATGAAGACTCTCGATCCTAAAGGATGATACAAATTATAAGCACAGATATATTTAAAGGTCAGTGCCTAATAATGTTCTTATGCTGAACTTCTGTCACTGGGGTTGTGTAATTTTGACTTTAGAACAATGCTGCCCTCTGTTGTTGAAGCTGGTTAATTTCAGTGTCGTGACTGCATGCCCACTGttttaccctaaccctaaccctaaccctaaccccacgTGCATAATTCTTAAACATACAGGACTAGTGCTTAATTGAGAatattcaattttcaattttcaacCATTCTGGACCATGCATATGCAGACACTGTACTGACCCCTTGTGCCAGACCCATCAGATCTTGCAATACGGAATCCAGCTCCTTAGTGGGTGAGTCAGGGTGCACAGGAGCTGCCACAGGAGCTGGCAGATCACTAAAACCCAGAGAGAGGCAAATAAAAAGGTGAAGCATGATATCTCATATTCAAAAATAAACCTCAGAGGACACTAACTATGACTACTGTACAAATTAATTTTGAGGGAACAGTTTGAGGTTGTTTTTCCAAGCTGAACTGTGTCTCTGAGCATAATCCGTGGTGGTTTTGCAACTGTGTGATGCgaaaaaatgatctgaaatACAACCCATAAAACGGCAAACAAGTAATAACAGGAAGTCAGTAAGATCTTTAGATACATGATAACTTTGAAACACTGTGCAATGAATTTCAagtcatttcctgtttcttctACACAGTTGACACAAAGATAATGTGAATTAGAAGTCAAAAAAGAGCCATAAGTTTGTGGTTAACCTGTAGACATTTGAGGTGACAGAGTCGTTTCCTTTCTTTGTAAGTCCAGCATAAACTCCACCTGGCACCTGTGGACACACAGCCaaaatattctatatatataGTTGTGGTGATGGAAGTACCAAGATTAAGAGTGGATTTGATCATCTGATGAAGaaattgtgtttgttaaaattATGGTATTTCCCAAGTTCCCAAATGCAGACGTTAACTTGTTAACTGGTTGGTTGAGAAATGATTTCAGGTTGAACTACAACTGAAATAGGTGATAATAAAGGTAGTTATGGTATAGTGTAAACTTGTGATTTTTGTGGCTTTGTCCTCACCTCCTTAGAAGCTGGGTCACCGCTCCTGTTCTCATCAATGCTTGATGAAACAGCTGATGTCATAGCCAGCTCTTCCAACAGCAAATCTGTGGCAAGATACAGACTACAAATCATCTGAccatacatataaacattaatacacTTGCAGGCAGGcgtgtatacagtatacacaaaaacaatcactacagcacttcttcttctttttggacATTTACTATTTAACCAAAGGATGTGTTTCATTTAGGTGTCATGTAATATTACATGTGAAGTGAGATAAAATGCACCTCGAGGTATAGAAGAAGATACAAGCAGATCAGTCTGAGGTTGCTTCATGCAGTTTCCTCAGGAAGTATTGGCATGACACATTGCAGAAGTGAAACTTGCAATAATGTTGCAAGACTTGGATGACAAATATTACCTAGAATTTTACTCTCTCCTTCACACAATGTAAACCCACATATCTAAGAAAATGTGAAGATGTTGTCATGAATACATTCTTTTATAGGTAAGTAGACAACATGAaggttaaaaaaagacaagaaaatcaGCTTTTGGCTCTGTTGTTTTTGACAGTTGTATGGTCTATGTCTTTCCATGTCATGACATCTTAGAGTGTATCTGTGTCCTCTTATTTTTAGAACACAGTATGATCAAAAGAAATTGTTGTATTTCTTGTAAGTAAGTTGTGCATTCTGATGATGatttgtttaatctttattttaccaggattttttttccaagagtCCTGGAAAAATGGCAGTACAGTTTACAAACTATTCAGTGCAACTGAAAATAGAATACAAAACTAAGACCCAATGAATGTAATAAGAcagtgtaaaaaatgtattaattagtTACATTGACAGTATTACAGTCTATAATATTAATACTATAATACGGTCTATAATatagttatatactgtatgctgtaCCGTACTtggtgtatactgtatatacacactgtaatCATATTCCATGAGCAATATGTCTTTTCACatctattttctacattgtaaaTCATAGGACCTTGCactgaatgttttaaaattacaaTCATCCTTCCATATGTCTGGTCACTGATCAGTTCGATGATGATTAAGAGTTTAAAACGTTAGAGAAAGTTGTCTTACCAAGCTCATCCATGTTGCTTCCTGCTCTATAAATCTACTCGAGTGTGAGTGTAAGACCCAATGAATGTAATAAGAcagtgtaaaaaatgtattaattagtTACATTGACTGTATTACAGTCTATAATATTAATACTATAATACGGTCTATAATatagttatatactgtatgctgtaCCGCACTtggtgtatactgtatatacacactgtaatCATATTCCATGAGCAATATGTCTTTTCACatctattttctacattgtaaaTCATAGGACCTTGCactgaatgttttaaaattacaaTCATCCTTCCATATGTCTGGTCACTGATCAGTTCGATGATGATTAAGAGTTTAAAACATTAGAGAAAGTTGTCTTACCAAGCTCATCCATGTTGCTTCCTGCTCTACAAATCTACtcgagtgtgagtgtgtgttttttgctgctgtttagtTACTTAGGTAACCAACAAAATTTCTCTTCTGATCAAAACCGTCACTTCCTCTGGCTGGTTTGTCTTCATTTGTTACTGAATTTAGAGCTTGCCACACTTAATATGAGATGTTGCTGTTTCCTGATAAAACGGAAACCAAGAATAGTTTCTGAACAGTGCAGGTGTGATAAAAACTTTTTTAGCCCTACTTGTTAAGTCTTATACCTCCATAAAAGGATTTGTTGATTGCTTTTATGTATATGTAATTTCTATAtgatacatattttaatgtatatGACAGTATGGTAATACAGTCAGATTTGGAGACATGCTCTCTACTTCAGATGGCATCTTTTGTAAGTGATTGTCAGTCAAGGCATTTATTGGCACTTTTCAGACACAGAGGcatttcaaagtgctttacttAAGGGGGAGAAATGCATTTAATAATGCAATGaagataaacaaaatgtatttaagtggaataaaaaatacaataaaacaaagtaaaaagacaaaaaaatacgATTTCAGTGCTTCAAGTCCCTTTATCACTGAGTCACACACCACCAGTACAGAAATAAAGATTATCAATGTAGTTTTTATTAATAACTTGTTAATGTTACCTCCATCAATATACACAtaagacacaaacataaaacatcaaattaaatgtaGAAATTTGGTGTTGTTCTATGTAACATTTCATGTGACATTGTGTAACATTTCACATGTATGACATGGTATGACACACAACCAGGTTTACACAAGCAGATAAATCAATACAATACATAAATCAATacaaaacaggcaaaaaaaaaaaaaaaaaaaaaaaaaaaaaaaaaaaaaatcttgagaGATCATGCTTACATTATTCTTATTGTAAACAAACTGGACAGTGTTTCAAAACATGCCCCTACAGTATGTTCACATATTGCGACTGCTTGGATTGTGGCCTGCCACAAGCGAGGCATGGATTTGATTTGTAGTCATTGATCCCGAGATATATagatacacatatacatacgaGGGTTGTCTAATTTTAGTAAGTAAGGTGATGCTCATGTTATGTTCTCTTTGCAGTTTAAGTAAGTTGCCACCATCGAGGTATTTTAAGGCCATATGGCAGTCACCTTAACTCGCTCGCATGCAGTACCTGCGTTATCTCGCACCACTCTAGTCGCAACCATTAGCACTGAGAACAGGGGTATTTCTGGTTTTGACTAATTTTAAAACGCACAATTAGACCGGTTAGTATAGCATCTTATACTCAAgtgatataaaaacaattaaagaatGAAACCATTTCTCAAAATCTTACGAAAATGCTCCTCACTGGCATATTTCTAATAGTCATGAAAATATTACAGTCCCATTATGCGCTTTGGTTTCTTCTTTAACCGGAAGAGTCCGTGTTTACAGCAGCTTTCGCTCTCCACGTTAGCATCGTTGATTTGACAAGCAGTGAACAGGGATTCATTGCCAATAAACTACCTGTTTGACAGTTCTGTAAATTCAGTTGGATAATTTTGTGCAACACTGCGTTTAGCATGATTGTTTGGAGGCGGAAGTGCTATAGAGAAGCATAGCAATGACGAGCTGGCTAACGTATCGCCGAGGTTAGCCAGCTAGGAAACTAACAACACCAGCTAACTTCTCTCAGGGGCGATACATCCAGTGCAGTGAACAGGTATCAGTATGTCCACGTCACTCGATAACGAGCGTTTATATTTGCTTGTTTAACGACTGACATTCTCGCACTGTCACATATCGACGTTAGGCTTGAGTGTTTTTACGCCTGTCTGTCCCCTCGTAGGTCCGGAGGGGGACCAAGCGCGGCCATGGGTGCGGAGAGCAGCGCGGTGCGGAGTTGCACCCTGGAGGAGCCCCTCCTGACGCTGCCTTCTGGACTCACCATGCACTCGGCTGTGCTCCAGGATGGAAAGCCTGCATCCGTGTTTGTGCACAAACGGGGAAATGAAGATAAAGTCAACAAAGCTGCCAAGGTAAGTGTGACGCCTCGCCCCGATACCATAGCATTGGTTGTGGGTGCCTTACTAACCCTCATGGATAAGACACCAAAAATACTGATGCAGTGGTGTAACATTTGTCAGAAAAGAATATAAATACCTACATATAACATTACATTGCAAACGAACATATTTGTCCCCTCTCTCAAGCTCTTTAAATAACACCTCCCACAAAAACTTCGCGTCCTAAACACAGCTCCATGCTGTTATACATGATGCAGCACctaatgtataaaatgatgtttacatgATGTAGTTCTCAATTGTTTGATTATTGGGCTGCAGCAATATTCTTTAATTGCTCTGTAGAGTTTttattgtcttgtgttttgtcatACACATCACTTATCCATGTGTTCAGTGCTGTCTCTCAGACTGCTTTAACTGTTTTATCCTGGCTttgattgtctttgttttgtgtttttttcctcttgtcatATGTGTTGGCATGTGGTGACTATTGGAGATCAataaagtatctatctatctatctatctatctatctatctatctatctatctatctatccatccatttatCTATCCAATTATCTATCTAGTCTGCAACTTCAGGAGACCCACCAACAAACCTGCTAGCATCACCTTGAAACAAATAAAGAGAAACTAATAACTATTTTCTCATACAGTTAAATTGCTCAACACTTATAGAACCCAAGTCCCTAAAATATTTCTTCATAAGTTTGCTTTCATTGCATTTCAGTTAAGCTTGTTATGGTTTTGGCACTCAGGCTGTTGATTCAGTTCCTACCTACCCATGGATCTTCCATCAGCTACATAACATTTATTTCttacaggaaataaatatatactttcATTTCCCACAGCACCTGAAGACCTTGAGGCATCCATGTCTGCTGCGCTTCCTGTCCTGCTCAGTGCAGGATGGGGGCATCCACCTGGTGACGGAGCGTGTGCAGCCCCTGGAGCTGCTGCTAGAAAGCCTCTCCCCAGAGGAAATCTGTGCAGGAATCTACGACCTCCTGCAGGCACTTGTCTTTCTGCACGAGAGGGTGAGCAAAAAGAAGCATGAAGTAGTTGCTACTGATGCAAGTGACTGTTTGTCCTTTTGCCTGTGTTAAACAGGCATGCATAAGTTCCTGATGTGTCTTCCTTAATCACCAGGGCAAATCAAGCCACAACAATGTCTGCATTTCGTCTGTATTTGTCAGTGAAGATGGTCATTGGAAACTGGGAGGGATGGAGACTGTCTGCAAGTTCTCTGAAGCAACTCCAGAGGTAGAACAATATCTAACCTATTCCCAGATTCAGATATTTGCAGATTCACTTGACTGCATATCGGtttcatgttttgatttttgattttcttcatCTGCTCAGTTTCTCACAAGCATTCAGAATTTGAGAGAGGCCAGTTGTGTTCCTCCAGAAGAGCAGGTAAGCAGATTAAAGgtcatgacagaaaaacataataaGCTCCGATTTTGTTCACAAGTTCTCATGAAACATGTTGTTGACAGGTTGAGGGCTTTAAAATATTTCCGGATAAACATGCTCACTCTCGGGACTGTTACTCTTTTGGAATGATGGTAGAGACCCTCATCCCTCTTCTGAATGGCTATGGTGAGTAGAGTGATGACTTTTTAATATGTACAGCTAGGACTGTGCGATATGACGATATATATTTTGTGATAAGAGAAAAATATCTATTGTGTCATTATGCTCTATCGTTTATATCTTTGTGACGCAAATCACGCTctttacagcaatatttttcatcatttggagtctgtccatttTTTGCAtggattacattgataaattactccTCTTGACTTTTTActcgcaaagcttttattgcacttacagtaacataacgagtttagttgtcatcaactctccaccgctgtctgtctcctctgctgcgctgccTACACGCAGAGGGCTCAGCCCCGCCTGTGCTGAGAAAGAGCAGTGAAGCAGCGAGACggtgaccataaatgacagcaaaacgctgTAGAGactttctttatttatgttatttaccaaatATATGTGCACTAATTAagttcagctcagtgtgagagtctctgctgctttttgctgtcatttatggtcgcgctactctcctctgctctctatgGTTCACCGCTGCGGGGCTGTGCCCTcagtgtgtgctgcacacacaggaTAGACAGTGAAGCAGGTGAAGTACTCGAGTAGACAACAACCACACTTATTACGTTACtataagtgcaataaaagtttcgggagtaaaaagccaagaagagtaatttaatttaatccgtgcaaaggatggacagacagcgggaggagggaggggggcacggaccaactatttattcattgaattcaAATGTACTATATATCGGGATAGATATCGTTATcaggatatgaaatgacctatatcGGATTATGTGATTTTGgtcatattgcccagccctatgTACAGCAGTGTTTTCAATCCTAATGTTGCAGCTTGTTAAGCCTTGTATATACCTTCTCATATAGTTgttcatctctctttttttctgttagtGTCACAGGAACTGTCTGACAGTCTGAAGAAGACCCTGCAGGCGGGTCTGCTGAACTCCAACCCCTTGTTGCGCCCTCCACTCAGCTCCCTGCTGACTCATGATTTTTTCAGGTTTGTGTGGTCATGTTTGCTTTTGCTGTGATCAGTATATACTCACTCAAAATGATTCGCTTTCAAACACACAGCCTGTTTTTTCCTGCGAATAGGAATGACTTTCTGGAAGTGATGAATTTTCTGAAGAGCCTCACcctgaaaacagaagaagaaaaaaatgaattcttCAAGTGAGAAtaaattttgtcttttgttattagAGTCATATACAGAGTGGTATACATTGTTTTCCAAGGCAGTCCACTTTCAGGACTTAAGTTAGAGATCTAGTCTCTTAGAATTGTATTTTTGTCTAATTGTTACTGTTTCAATAGATAAGGACAGTcaggaaattaaaaatgtgtttctaataC from Thunnus albacares chromosome 9, fThuAlb1.1, whole genome shotgun sequence encodes the following:
- the lpxn gene encoding leupaxin isoform X1 — translated: MDELDLLLEELAMTSAVSSSIDENRSGDPASKEVPGGVYAGLTKKGNDSVTSNVYSDLPAPVAAPVHPDSPTKELDSVLQDLMGLAQGDRESSSTPPPLTQKQSVKKKREGGQQENKESSSSADSDAKASSKKKDAIDDLLGGLSSDLEKIGVRTTTKGHCASCNKCIVGKMITALGEVWHPEHFVCVVCKTELATTGFFEREGQPYCDKDYQQLFSPRCAYCKGPIVQNILTALDQTWHPEHFFCTHCGGLFGPDGFLEKDGKPYCCKDFYHLFAPKCAGCGESVKENYLTAANGTWHSECFVCADCLKPFTDGCFMELDGRPLCSLHFHSRQGTLCGGCGEPITGRCIAALDRKFHPEHFVCAFCLRQLSQGIFKEQNGKPYCGPCFNKLFV
- the lpxn gene encoding leupaxin isoform X3, which codes for MDELDLLLEELAMTSAVSSSIDENRSGDPASKEVPGGVYAGLTKKGNDSVTSNVYSDLPAPVAAPVHPDSPTKELDSVLQDLMGLAQGDRESSSTPPPLTQKQSVKKKREGGQQENKESSSSADSDAKASSKKKDAIDDLLGGLSSDLEKIGVRTTTKGHCASCNKCIVGKMITALGEVWHPEHFVCVVCKTELATTGFFEREGQPYCDKDYQQLFSPRCAYCKGPIVQNILTALDQTWHPEHFFCTHCGGLFGPDGFLEKDGKPYCCKDFYHLFAPKCAGCGESVKENYLTAANGTWHSECFVCADCLKPFTDGCFMELDGRPLCSLHFHSRQGTLCGGCGEPITGRCIAALDRKFHPEHFVCAFCLRQLSQGIFKEQNGKPYCAPCFNKLFV